In Cytophagia bacterium CHB2, the DNA window CCATACGATGAATTCAATCGTATGTTTGGGCGCCGGCAGTTTGTTCTCAGTTATCAACGCTTGCAACACGCGCGCGGTTTCCAAAACCACGGCAACACCGGAAGCGTTATCATCGGCCCCGGGGCCGCCGGAATCGGAATCGCCGTGCGCGCAGTAAATGAACCGTTTGTCGCCGCTGCGGCCGGAGATTTTGGCAATGACGGTTTGTGGACGGCTCTTATAAATTTCGCTCGCCAGCTCGAAAGCGATGCGCGGCGTTATGCCTTTGCTCATGAAAGCGCGCAGCCTGTTGCCGTCATTCCGGCTGATGGCAAACACCGGAATCGGATTGAACAGGCGGCTGGGCAGTTCGCTGATCATTGCCCACTCGGTGAAGTCGCCGTCGCGGCCCGGACCGTCAGATAGAATCGCTACCGCCCCGGCGCTTGCCCATTCGTCATACTGCTGTGAACGAACAATGGCTTCGGTCAAGAGTGCTTTGCCTTTAACATTCTTTGTTGATGCGGCGGAGACGACTTCGGCTTGCTGACCGGCCGTTGACGGCGAAAAGCCATAAGGCCAGGGCCGGGAAAAATCATATTTTTCGGGAATGATGATTTGCAGGCGCCAAGCGTGTTCTTCATGTACCAGCTTTTCAGGATCGTCCACGATCGTGCTGGGCAATGACCATGATTGAAATTTTTGGTGCACGTAAAGCGCTGCGCGCCGGTTGGAATCCGTGCCGCCCATACGCGGACCGAACGCCGCCAATTCGCGCGCGTACCGCTTGGCGCTGTCGGCGGAAACGCGTTGGACGAATTCGCGCTCGGCGTTCCGGTCGGGAGGCGCTTGCGCGGAAACCATCCCCACGAAAATCAACAATGCGCAAACAATATATCTTGCGGAAGCTCTCACCGGCGCCAATGAATAATGTTTCACAGGAACAAGCGCGTTACTTTTTATCGATTTCCTCCGCGGTCACGATCACCGTCTCATAAAAAAATATCCCCATGCCCACGAGAAAAGCGATCCAAAAGGTGTACAAAAAAAGCGTCAGAATTTGAAACGCAACCGGCACATCAACCGTGCTGCCTTCGTCGTTGTTGTTGGTCGCTTGCTTTTCGGTCGCGCTATCTGCGGGTTTCGTGGTCGCCTTTGTTGCTTCCTTGGATTTCAGATAGTCGCCGACTTCGGATTGCGGCAGGGTGACAAATTTATAATTGTCTTTGATGGCGCTGAAGATCAGCATCGGCACGCGCATACCCAGCACACTGATGATCGTAATGGTAAACGTACACAGGATGATGCGCCCCATTTTTTCCCGGCCCCCGGCGAAATAGCCAATGATGAATAATAGCACGCCCACCGTCACGGCAATCCACATGATGGTGGTGTTCATGTTATAAACTAATGGTAGGAGATCTTTATCGAACATTTTTGCTCCATTGCGGTCGCGCCGGGCATTAACTTAACAAATAAATTGTGTAAAGTCAATCTACAAAACCTCTTGCAGCGCTTCGGCCAGTTTGTCATTCTCGGCGGGAGTACCGATGCTGATGCGCAGGCACTTTTCCAACATGGGATGAGCACTAACGTTGCGCACTAAAATGCCGCGGCTGAGCAGATGCGCAAAAACCTCCTGAACGGGT includes these proteins:
- a CDS encoding M28 family peptidase gives rise to the protein MKHYSLAPVRASARYIVCALLIFVGMVSAQAPPDRNAEREFVQRVSADSAKRYARELAAFGPRMGGTDSNRRAALYVHQKFQSWSLPSTIVDDPEKLVHEEHAWRLQIIIPEKYDFSRPWPYGFSPSTAGQQAEVVSAASTKNVKGKALLTEAIVRSQQYDEWASAGAVAILSDGPGRDGDFTEWAMISELPSRLFNPIPVFAISRNDGNRLRAFMSKGITPRIAFELASEIYKSRPQTVIAKISGRSGDKRFIYCAHGDSDSGGPGADDNASGVAVVLETARVLQALITENKLPAPKHTIEFIVWGSEYFSTNAYIARHAEHLERISGVINFDQAGAGAKHQAIYFESNEVPWNETLLRTLDAIGAAYCGEAGMWRAYTTNPSQGGTDAYAFLPPAFLGVLQSPHRIPATTIYTAAWDQPSILTQT